One Natator depressus isolate rNatDep1 chromosome 3, rNatDep2.hap1, whole genome shotgun sequence DNA segment encodes these proteins:
- the LGALSL gene encoding galectin-related protein, translated as MAGSVAKRDALQIEDGHLNNSLGSPVQADVYFPRLIVPFCGHIKGGMRPGKKVLVMGMVDLNPESFDISLTCGESEDPPADVAIELKAVFTDKQFLRNSCVSGEWGEEQSSIPYFPFIPDQPFRVEILCEHPRFRVFVDGHQLFDFYHRIETLSAIDTIKINGDLRLTKLG; from the exons ATGGCGGGATCGGTGGCGAAGAGGGACGCGCTG CAAATAGAGGACGGACATTTAAACAACTCCTTGGGATCTCCAGTGCAAGCAGATGTGTATTTTCCACGGCTG ATCGTCCCATTTTGTGGACACATCAAAGGAGGAATGAGGCCAGGAAAGAAGGTCTTAGTTATGGGCATGGTGGATCTCAACCCCGAGAG CTTTGACATCAGTCTGACATGTGGGGAATCAGAAGATCCTCCTGCGGATGTAGCCATTGAACTGAAAGCTGTATTTACAGACAAACAGTTCCTCAGAAACTCTTGTGTATCTGGCGAATGGGGCGAAGAACAATCATCGATTCCTTACTTTCCATTTATTCCAGACCAGCCATTTAGG gttGAAATACTTTGTGAGCACCCACGTTTTAGAGTATTTGTGGATGGACATCAGCTTTTTGATTTTTACCATCGTATTGAAACGCTGTCAGCAATTGACACAATAAAGATAAATGGAGATCTTCGACTTACTAAACTTGGCTGA